From the genome of Psychroserpens ponticola, one region includes:
- a CDS encoding (4Fe-4S)-binding protein, which yields MKTIPNVFSNNDITVTYNPCECINAERCAKELSNVFRQHIIPWIDLDGESTDKIIQQVKKCPSGALKFHSNQKEVA from the coding sequence ATGAAAACGATACCTAATGTTTTCAGTAATAATGATATTACTGTTACCTACAATCCGTGTGAATGCATTAATGCTGAGCGTTGTGCAAAAGAACTTTCAAATGTATTTCGTCAACATATAATCCCTTGGATAGACCTAGATGGAGAATCTACAGATAAAATTATTCAACAAGTAAAGAAATGTCCTTCTGGCGCTTTAAAATTTCATAGTAATCAAAAAGAAGTTGCTTAG
- a CDS encoding DUF3467 domain-containing protein gives MADDKKQKKPGINIELDEKIAEGTYSNLAIINHSVSEFVVDFVSIMPGTPKSKVKSRIILTPQHAKRLLKALGDNVNRFEKAHGEIKDYEQPPIPLNFGPTGQA, from the coding sequence ATGGCAGACGATAAAAAACAAAAAAAACCAGGAATCAATATAGAATTAGATGAAAAAATTGCAGAAGGAACGTATTCTAATCTAGCAATTATAAATCATTCAGTTTCAGAGTTTGTAGTTGACTTTGTGAGCATAATGCCTGGAACTCCAAAGAGTAAAGTTAAATCCAGGATTATTTTAACGCCTCAACATGCAAAACGTTTATTGAAGGCATTAGGAGATAACGTAAATAGATTTGAGAAAGCTCATGGAGAAATCAAAGATTATGAGCAACCTCCAATTCCATTGAATTTTGGACCAACAGGTCAGGCATAA